The DNA sequence GCCGGAGCGGGCGGCCGACGAAATCGCCGCCTCGTGCGTGCGCTCCAGCGCGGAGTATGGGATCTGGAAGGAATCGAACACACCCCAGGAGATGAATGTCTCGATGTGGGGTTCCGTGGAGGAGATGCCGATGAAGCGGGTCTTCCCCGCGTCGCGGACCTCCTGCATGACCTTCACCAGGTCGCCCTGGTCGACCTGCTCCACGCTGGCGTTGTGGATCTGCCACAAGTCCACGTGGTCGGTCTTCATCCGCTTCAGGCTGGTCTCGATGTTGTGCAGCAGGTTCTCGCGCGTCCACACGTGGGGCGTGTCGTCGTGATCGCCGGCGTCCACAACGGTGCAGCCGCACTTGGTGGCCAGGTAGTAGCGGTCGCGCTTCGCGCTGATGAACTTGCCGATGTACTCCTCGCTCAGGCCGTAGTCGTAGGCCGTGTCGATGAAATTGATGCCGGCGTCCACGACGGCGTTCAGGATGGTATCCGCCTCCTGGTCCGTCACCGGCCGCCCGCTCCAGATGCGCGGCCCGCGAACTTCCATGGCTCCGAACCCAAGCCGCGTCACCTCCAACCCCGTCCTTCCCAACGTCTTCTTATCCAAATGATCCTCCTCGAGCTACAGCGTTGACCGCGCTGAACGCGCGGTCTCAGGCGCCATTATATCACCGCCCGGTCGAACGCGACCCGTTGGGATGGGACGCGCGCCCCGGCAGTCTATTCGCAGCGCCGACTCTATCCGCCAGGACCAAAGAGGACAAGAATGGCTGCCGTTTCCGTCGTCCGGAGGACGATTGGCCGAAGGCCGTTCAGACGGGTACTTCAGTGCCCGGTCGGCGTGGGCATTCGCGGAATGTGGTGCGGCCCGGAAAACGCGGGCCGCACGGCAATCGAAGTCGCAGCGCTTGCGTTCATGCTCCCATCTACAGGGGCGCCGTGGCCCATGCCGCTGTTCAGTTCATCTCCGGTCCCCGCTAACGGTCCAGGCACGCCTGCCGGACAACGCCGCGTGGCCTTCGTCAACGTGGATTTGGCTGGGGCCTCGGACCAGTACATATCGTGTCGGTAGGTAACGCGATCGCCCGCCGCGCGTGGACACCAACAAGAGGATTCAATGATGCTTCGCCTGCTTCCCGTCCTGTGTCTGATGGTATTCTGCCTTCCCGCCGCCGCTGGCGCCTCCAAACGCCTCGGGGTTCGCGGCTTCGAGCGGACCACCTTCTGGCACGTTCACCCCGGCCTGACCGACGCGGACATCGCGGCGTCTGTCAATGCCTTTGTTCGGTCCGGCGTCACCGGAGTCATCATTGGCGGCGGCCGCCACCACTACCTGCACGATGATCTGCCGTTCCTTGAAGACCAGATCGCCGTCACGAAGCGGGTGGTAAAGGCCTGCCATGCGAAAGGCATCCGCGTCTGCGAGCATCATTCAGTCGTTCTCACCGCCCGCAAAGACTATGCCCTGGAACACAAGGACTGGATCCAGCGCGACTTCGAGACCGGCGACTTCTCCGTGTGGCCTGAGTACCAGACCTACGCTTTCTGCCCCAACAACCCCGCCTTTCGAGAGCATTACTGGGCCATCATGGCGGACATCGTGCGCCGTACCGGTGTGGACGCCGTGATGAGCGATGATGCCTCGTTCCACCACGGCTGCGCCTGTCAGGCCTGTACGGACCGATGGCGAAAGGAAGAGGGCGGCGATATACGGGCGGCGTGGAAGGCATCGCGCACGGCCGGCACGCCTGAATGGCGCCAATGGAACGCGGTGCGCCAACGCTGGTACACCGATTTTCGCGTCTGGTTGTATGAGCGGATGCGCCGCGAGATGCCCGGAGTCCAGTGCTTTTCCCTGCTCGGCAACCTGTTGTCCCCCTGGGGGCCGCAGACCTCGGGCGCAAACCAGGAGGGAATGATGGACACCGGCGACGCTTCATGGTGGGAAATCTACAACCCCGCCGATTTTCCGTCTTGGCGCCGTATTTCCGTCGAGGCGGCCGCGCTTTACGAAGCCGGCCGGGTGAGACATTCCGACATCGTCTCACTGCCGTACGCGGACCGTGCCGCCGAGCGCGACGTTACCGACCCGGAAGAGGAGACCTTCATGTGGGCGCTCTCCATGGCCCACGGGATATCATTCACCCAGGCACGCGTATTCCTGACCGGAATCACGCCCGCCGAACCCGTACGGCCGTACTGGCTTTTCGAGCGCGATACTCTTAAGCCATATCGGAACGCCAGGCCCGCTGCGGCCATCGGCGTGTTCTTCTCGCGTCGCTCGCGTGACGCCGACCCGCGGTGGGAGTCCCTGCACTCCGCGCCGGCCGTCGGCTGGGCGGAATCACTGCAGGACGCCGGCATCCCGTACAGGGGCATTGTTGAGGAGACGCTTGACGCGGGCTTGCCCAGGGAAATCCGGACGGTGATCCTGCCCAACGCGTTTGCTGTCTCCGAAGCCCACCTGGATCGCCTGGAGCGATTCGTCCGTGAAGGCGGAACGCTGATTGTTACTCACCAGACCGGGTTCAACGGCGAGGACGGATCGCACCGCGTCGAGGAACGCTGGAAGCGGCTGGGCCCGCTCTTCGGCGTCAAATTCGGAGCACCCGGCGATGAGAAGGCCGACCGTCCCCGCGTCGGCATGGAGCCGACGACCGCCACCCGTCTCGCGCAAACGCCGCTGGAGGCATACGAGAACAGGATTGGTAAGGGGAAGGTCGTCTATCTCCCCGGCCTTCCGGAACGCGACGCATTCCAGAACACCGTCGCGGAGGGTGAACCCTACAGGGATCCGCGCGATCCGAAAACCGTACGAGCCCTCGCGGACCTCGCCCGGGCCCTTACACCGGGCCTTCCCGTCCGTGTGGAGGCGGGGAAACCCATCCTGGTCACCGCATGGAAGCAGAAAGGCCGCCTGCTGGTCCATATCGTGAACACCTCCGGCGCGGACCGCCCGGACGGCGAGAAGATCCCGGCGCCATCGAAGGTCACCTGGGCGCCCGCGCAGGACCTGATACTGAAGTTCGCCAGGCCACCGAAGCGTCTCCGCCTGCTGTCCCTCGATCCATCGGAGAACCGCACAATCGAGGACCCGGGCGCGACCGTCGTGATCAAGTCTCCCCGCCGCTATGCCCTCGTCGTCGCCGACTGATCTCCGGTCGCCTAAGGGCGACTTGGCAACGGGAGCCCGCCAGTTCATTGGCGGGGCAAACCATCTTCGGCAGGCCCTCACCGCCACGCTGTCTCCTGACTCCTGACTCCTAATGCGCCATAATGCCCTTGGGAGGCAACCATGCACAGCAATAACCGACTGGGCGTACGCGGCGTTTGGTGCGGGCCGGAAGACGCCGGACGCACCCCGTCCGATGTCGCCGCATTTCTCGAACAACTGCACCACGCGCATATCAACCTCGTCGTCATGTGCGTGAAGGGCGCCGGGACTATCCACTGGCCAAGCCGCCTGTACCCCGACGCGGTCGCGGACGGTTACGCCGATTTCGATATGCCCGCCGTTCTCCTGGCGGAATGCCGGAAGCGCGGAATGCAGGTCCACGCCTGGTTCATCGATTTCATGGAGGGGCCGGACAGCCAGGTGGTAGCCGAGCACCCCGAGTGGCTGATGCGCAATGCGGAAGGTGCCACAACTAGATCCGAAACGCTGCGTGGCTCTCCGTATCACTGGGAGTGGATGTGCCCCGCCCGGCGCCCCGGATATACCGATCAGTACCTGATTCCTCTCATGGCGGAGTTCGCGGAACGCTACACCTTCGACGCGATCCATCACGACTACATCCGCTACCCGGGCGACCTCGCGCCCGATCAGTACTGCTTCTGCGACGACTGCCTCGCCGAGATACCCCGATACGCCGGATATCTGACCGAAGCGTTCCCCAATGAGCCGTTCCATCACGAGAGCTACGACCGACCGTACATCGAATCGCATTGGGAACAGAGCCCGCGCGTTCTCCCGGCGAACTGGGTCCGTCTCTCCCGGGCGATGAAGAGCCGGTTCCTCCTCGAAGGCTCGTTCTTCCAGGGCGGCCGCGCCGACCTCGATTACTTCTTCTATCGGTATCGGACGGACGCAATTACCCGCTTCGCGCGTGAGGCGACGGACGCCATCCGCTCAGCGCGACCCGGCATGGCAGTTTCCGCCGCCGTGTTCAAGAACCCGGTTCACTCCGGCCGCTTCATCGGCCAGGATTGGCGCGAGTTCCCGCCGCACGTGAACATCGCGATGCCGATGGACTATCGCGACCACTACCCGGGAGACTTCGAAACGTATCTGACGCTGCTCGCGGAGAGCATCGGACAGCAGAAGGATTGGGCCTGCGACTACGATGCGCTTTGGCCCGGCTTCGCGGTGAACTTCCTGTACTACGAGGAGGACCGCCCGTTAAGCGCCGTCCGTAAAATGCTGGACAACGCCGCGGACGCCGGCCAGGTCGCGGAAGCTCTCGCCGCCGTCTCGCCACGATTCCGGGAACTCGCGCCGGCCCTTCAAGACCGCATTCAGGCGTGGGCTCGGGGTGGCGCCCCGGCGGGCGCGGTTGGCCTCGCTGCTGCGGTTGCGGAATTCCTCGCGAAGCCGCCAGAGGGCTACCGCCCCGAATCGAAACTCACTCGCACCGTCGAAGCGATCCGCGAGTCCGGCGCGCCGGGCATCTGTGTCTTTTCCGCCGGCCTGTTGACGCATTATGGAATGTGGGACACGCTCCGCAATGCATTCTCACCGGACGTATAACACTAGAAACTCGGAACTAGAAACTCGAAACCAGCAACTCGAAACCAGGAGAATATGCACTTGGAAACACTGAAAGCCATTAAGACTCGCCGGAGCATCCGGCAATATGAAAGTCGCCCCGTTCCCGCCGGGCTCGTCACGCAATTACTGGCCGCTGCGATGCAGGCGCCATCGGCGTGCAACCAGCAGCCCTGGGAATTCGTAGTAATCGACGACCGGGCGATCCTCGACGCCATTCCCACTTATCATGCCAATGCGGAGATGTGCCTCCAGGCCCCTCTGGCCATCCTGGTTTGCGCCGACACCAGGGCGCTCAAAGCGGTGGACCACTGGATTGAGGATTGCTCCGCCGCCACCCAAAACCTGCTCCTGGCGGCCCATGACGCAGGCCTTGGCGCGGTCTGGACCGCCGTGAGGGCCGATCCTGCGAGGGAGGCCGCGTTTCAAAGAACCCTCAACTTGCCGGCCGGTATAACTCCGCTCGCACTCGTTCCGATAGGTTACCCGGCGGAGATCAAGGAGCCGGAAGATCGCTTTTTGCCCGGGCGGGTTCACCACAACCGTTGGTGAACCGACGGACAGCATCGATCATCCTTGCCGCCGGAAACGGCACGCGGATGCGCGCACCCGATCGTCACAAGGTCACTCTGCCGATCGACGGCGAGCCGGTAGTCGCGCGCGCCATCCGTATGTACCGGGACTCCGGGATAAACCGCCATATCGTCGTCGTGGGGGTCCTCGCCGAACAGGTTCGCGAAGCGGTCCTTCATGCAGCACCGGAGGTGGACTTCGCGGTTCAGTCCGAACAACTGGGTACGGCGCACGCCGCGAGGGTGGGGGCGGACGTCCTGAAAGCCGAGGGCTTCGCCGGAGACGTCCTGGTAGTGGCCGGCGACAAGGTGATGGAGGCCGCGGCGATCGATCGGCTCATCGCCTCGTTCCGGAAGGCGGACTGCGCGATGGCTTTTGTCGTCGGCCGCGCGACCGATTTCCCGAACGCCGGCCGCGTGCTTCTCGATGACGGGCGGCCAATCGCGGTGGTTGAGGTTGCCGACATCGCGCGCGCCCGCCTCCTCCGCGATTTCCGCGTTCTGACTGCGGAATCTCCCCTGCAGGCGGATCAGGCGCTGCGCCTCGCCCTCAAGGCGTTTCCCACGGAGAGCAAAGCGGCGAAAGCCCTCGGGCCGCTCTGGAACGCTCTCACAAACGGCGTCGCGTTGACTGCCGATTCCCTGCCGCCTGCGGACCAATCCGCACTCCGCGCGGAATCCGCCGCCCTGGCGAACTTATCCGTGTATCTGTTCCGCGCGCCGGCGCTGTACGCCGCGCTCGACGCCATCGGTGCGGACAACGCGCAAGGTGAGCAGTATCTCACCGACGCCGTCGCATTCCTCGCGGGTCGGGGCGATGCGGTGGTGGCCGTTGAGGTGTCGGATCCGAACGAGGTCATGGCCTTCAACACACCCGATGAGTATGCTGAGGTGCGCCGCCGCTTCGAGCGGACCGTCGAGCCTTTGAACGGCGGGAAGCTCGCGCGCGATGGTTTCGAACGGCGCTTCGCGTCGCGCCCAACCCTCGTCGCTCGTGCGCCCGGCCGCCTCAACCTTATGGGCCGCCATATCGACCATCAAGGTGGCGTCAGCAACCTGATTGCGATAGACCGGAGCCTACACCTCGCCGTCAGCCCGAGGTCCGATGCAGTTTTCCACCTGTCCAGCGTGGACGCGGCGTTCCCGGACCGTGAGTTCCGTGTGAATCCGCCTGCCTCCGCGGCGGACTGGCTGGCGTACATAAATGGCCCGGCGGTCCGAGAACTCACCGCCGAAGCGAGGGGCGACTGGTCGCTGTACGTGCGCGCCGCCGTCGAACGGCTCCAGTTTGAGGCAGCCCGGCCGTTGCGCGGCATGAATATTGTGGCGAAGGGTACCATTCCCATCGCCGCCGGCCTGAGTTCCTCATCTGCCCTGGTCGTTGCCGCGGCGGAAGCGATTCTGGCGCTCAACGACCTCAGGATCGGACGCGACAGGCTGGTGGAACTCTGCGGTGAAGCGGAGTGGTTTGTCGGCACCCGTGGCGGGGCAGGGGACCACGCCGCGATGATCCTGGCCCGCGAGGGCTGCGTTACCCAGGTTGGCTACTTCCCGTTTCGGGTGATCGACTCAGCTCCCCTGCCGGCGGGCCACACATTCATGGTGTTCAATTCCGGCATCCCGGCCAGAAAGACAGCGGAGGTGAAGGCGACGTTCAACGCGCGCGTTGCGTGTTACCACGTCGGTCGGGAGCTTCTGAGACTCGCCTGTCCAAACGCACCAATCACACACCTCCGCGACGTCACTCCATCCGGCCTCCAGATGGACTATCCGTCGTTCATTCGACTTCTCGGCCGCTTGCCGGAACGCCTCACGGTCGCGGATGCGCGCGCCGCCGTTCCGGCCGAGGTCGCGGACACTTACCTGAGCCAGCTCCCCGACGATGAGGTCCTCCCCATCCGCGGGGTCGTCATCTTCGGCCTCGCGGAGTGTGCCCGTGCCGCCAAGTGTCTCGACCTCCTCCGGGCCGGCGACGTCGCGACCTTTGGGCGCTGGATGACGATCTCGCACAACGGCGACCGCGCCACACCCGCGGCCTATGCCGGTGCCGAGATGGAGCGTTGGTTCGAGGCGGCGAATAGGGGAGACCCGGCCACCGCGCTGGAGTTGCAGCCCGGCGCGTATGCATGCAGCGTGCCGGCGATCGACCGCATGGTGGATATTGCGCTAGCCGTGCCCGGAGTCCTGGGCGCCCAGCTCTCCGGCGCCGGCCTGGGCGGCTGCATGATGGTCTTCGCCGAGGACGCCTCGCTCGACCACCTGGAGGACGCCATGCGCCGCCACTACTACGAGCCTAACGGCGTCAGCCCAGACATCATCCGCTGCCGCGCCACCGCCGGCAGCGGGACCTGGTAGGTCGGGCCTCCGCCCTCGACGCACACGGTAGTGTCGGCGTCCTCGCCGACATCGGATGGTCGAGCCTTCGCCCTCGCCCGCATCTGGTAGGTCGGCCCTCCGCGCCCGACACACACGGTAGGTCGGGCCTCCGTGCCCGACCCCTTAGCCCTGCCCGGCAATCCCGGTCGCGTAGCGACGAAACGAAAGCAGAGGGGTGCTTCAGCGCCCCGCCTTCAGCGCCGCGAAGAACTCGTGGGTATCCTGAACCAGGATGGGAAATCCTTCTCGGACCGCCGAAGTCAGGATGTGGCGCCGATCAAGGGAAACCAACACGTCGGAACCGGTCAGGTATGCACCGGCGAGGACGTGCGCGTCCTTCTGAGCGACGAGGTGAATCCACCTTGCGATATCGTGCTGGCTCGTTTCTACCCCCACCTCGATGTCAGTTTGGTGAACGTCCACGAGGAAGCGTGACATTGCCTCCCTGGGTAGTTTGGCGAGGATGTTCCGTTCCGCTTCAACGAGCACCAGTGGGGTGGTGATGATCCTAAACGCGTTAGCCCGGGCCAGCCGCAGGAGTTCCGCTGATCCGCCGGACGGACTGCCCGCCGCGGCAACCCAGCACGTTGCGTCCAGGAAAACCCTCATCGTGGCGCTGATGCCGGTGCATCAAGTCTATCGAGCTGCAGCATCTGCTCGATCTCGTCAGAGGCGTATTCGCGTACCGCCATTGCATCGGACTCACCGACACCGGATGTGATCTGACGGAGTTTGAGAAATCCTTCCAGATCCACACGACGCACGCGCCACAATCGGCCGAGTTTGATGCCCGGAAGCGTGCCCGACCTTAACCAGTCCTGTACCGTTCGCTGTTGAACCTGCAGGTGATCGGCCACCTGCTCCGGGGTAAGAATCTCGCGCAGCAATGTAACCATCCCTGCCTCCTTAGACACACATATACGAGATTATACCACGTCTCACCGCCTCAGACATACCTCAACACCCCCTACGCGGTTCCTCGGCGCTCCGCGCCCAACCCTCAGCCCTCAGCCCTCAACCCCATCATCTCAAGCAACGCATCCCCTTCGCCAACTCCGCCAATCTCCCGCAAGACGGTGGCATCTCCGCGTTCGCGCCGGATCGCCTGGATCGTCTGCGATGCCGGATCTTCCGGATTGTCGTATTGAATCGCCGCGCGGATCGCCTTCACCACGTTAAGCGGGGGCACGCCCTGGTCCAGGCACATGTGTACCGCGCCGATGAGACGGTCGTTCGGGCCGAGTTTCCGGATGGGATCCCTGGCAACTCGCGTTATCTGGTC is a window from the Armatimonadota bacterium genome containing:
- a CDS encoding aldo/keto reductase; the protein is MDKKTLGRTGLEVTRLGFGAMEVRGPRIWSGRPVTDQEADTILNAVVDAGINFIDTAYDYGLSEEYIGKFISAKRDRYYLATKCGCTVVDAGDHDDTPHVWTRENLLHNIETSLKRMKTDHVDLWQIHNASVEQVDQGDLVKVMQEVRDAGKTRFIGISSTEPHIETFISWGVFDSFQIPYSALERTHEAAISSAARSGAGTIIRGGVARGEPGAGLGAQERWDVWEKAKMDELLEPGESRTSFILRFTLSHPDMDTTIVGTKNPAHLKENLDAAAKGALKPEVYEEAKKRLA
- a CDS encoding beta-galactosidase trimerization domain-containing protein, with amino-acid sequence MMLRLLPVLCLMVFCLPAAAGASKRLGVRGFERTTFWHVHPGLTDADIAASVNAFVRSGVTGVIIGGGRHHYLHDDLPFLEDQIAVTKRVVKACHAKGIRVCEHHSVVLTARKDYALEHKDWIQRDFETGDFSVWPEYQTYAFCPNNPAFREHYWAIMADIVRRTGVDAVMSDDASFHHGCACQACTDRWRKEEGGDIRAAWKASRTAGTPEWRQWNAVRQRWYTDFRVWLYERMRREMPGVQCFSLLGNLLSPWGPQTSGANQEGMMDTGDASWWEIYNPADFPSWRRISVEAAALYEAGRVRHSDIVSLPYADRAAERDVTDPEEETFMWALSMAHGISFTQARVFLTGITPAEPVRPYWLFERDTLKPYRNARPAAAIGVFFSRRSRDADPRWESLHSAPAVGWAESLQDAGIPYRGIVEETLDAGLPREIRTVILPNAFAVSEAHLDRLERFVREGGTLIVTHQTGFNGEDGSHRVEERWKRLGPLFGVKFGAPGDEKADRPRVGMEPTTATRLAQTPLEAYENRIGKGKVVYLPGLPERDAFQNTVAEGEPYRDPRDPKTVRALADLARALTPGLPVRVEAGKPILVTAWKQKGRLLVHIVNTSGADRPDGEKIPAPSKVTWAPAQDLILKFARPPKRLRLLSLDPSENRTIEDPGATVVIKSPRRYALVVAD
- a CDS encoding family 10 glycosylhydrolase, with translation MHSNNRLGVRGVWCGPEDAGRTPSDVAAFLEQLHHAHINLVVMCVKGAGTIHWPSRLYPDAVADGYADFDMPAVLLAECRKRGMQVHAWFIDFMEGPDSQVVAEHPEWLMRNAEGATTRSETLRGSPYHWEWMCPARRPGYTDQYLIPLMAEFAERYTFDAIHHDYIRYPGDLAPDQYCFCDDCLAEIPRYAGYLTEAFPNEPFHHESYDRPYIESHWEQSPRVLPANWVRLSRAMKSRFLLEGSFFQGGRADLDYFFYRYRTDAITRFAREATDAIRSARPGMAVSAAVFKNPVHSGRFIGQDWREFPPHVNIAMPMDYRDHYPGDFETYLTLLAESIGQQKDWACDYDALWPGFAVNFLYYEEDRPLSAVRKMLDNAADAGQVAEALAAVSPRFRELAPALQDRIQAWARGGAPAGAVGLAAAVAEFLAKPPEGYRPESKLTRTVEAIRESGAPGICVFSAGLLTHYGMWDTLRNAFSPDV
- a CDS encoding nitroreductase family protein is translated as MHLETLKAIKTRRSIRQYESRPVPAGLVTQLLAAAMQAPSACNQQPWEFVVIDDRAILDAIPTYHANAEMCLQAPLAILVCADTRALKAVDHWIEDCSAATQNLLLAAHDAGLGAVWTAVRADPAREAAFQRTLNLPAGITPLALVPIGYPAEIKEPEDRFLPGRVHHNRW
- a CDS encoding NTP transferase domain-containing protein, producing the protein MNRRTASIILAAGNGTRMRAPDRHKVTLPIDGEPVVARAIRMYRDSGINRHIVVVGVLAEQVREAVLHAAPEVDFAVQSEQLGTAHAARVGADVLKAEGFAGDVLVVAGDKVMEAAAIDRLIASFRKADCAMAFVVGRATDFPNAGRVLLDDGRPIAVVEVADIARARLLRDFRVLTAESPLQADQALRLALKAFPTESKAAKALGPLWNALTNGVALTADSLPPADQSALRAESAALANLSVYLFRAPALYAALDAIGADNAQGEQYLTDAVAFLAGRGDAVVAVEVSDPNEVMAFNTPDEYAEVRRRFERTVEPLNGGKLARDGFERRFASRPTLVARAPGRLNLMGRHIDHQGGVSNLIAIDRSLHLAVSPRSDAVFHLSSVDAAFPDREFRVNPPASAADWLAYINGPAVRELTAEARGDWSLYVRAAVERLQFEAARPLRGMNIVAKGTIPIAAGLSSSSALVVAAAEAILALNDLRIGRDRLVELCGEAEWFVGTRGGAGDHAAMILAREGCVTQVGYFPFRVIDSAPLPAGHTFMVFNSGIPARKTAEVKATFNARVACYHVGRELLRLACPNAPITHLRDVTPSGLQMDYPSFIRLLGRLPERLTVADARAAVPAEVADTYLSQLPDDEVLPIRGVVIFGLAECARAAKCLDLLRAGDVATFGRWMTISHNGDRATPAAYAGAEMERWFEAANRGDPATALELQPGAYACSVPAIDRMVDIALAVPGVLGAQLSGAGLGGCMMVFAEDASLDHLEDAMRRHYYEPNGVSPDIIRCRATAGSGTW
- a CDS encoding PIN domain-containing protein, coding for MRVFLDATCWVAAAGSPSGGSAELLRLARANAFRIITTPLVLVEAERNILAKLPREAMSRFLVDVHQTDIEVGVETSQHDIARWIHLVAQKDAHVLAGAYLTGSDVLVSLDRRHILTSAVREGFPILVQDTHEFFAALKAGR
- a CDS encoding helix-turn-helix domain-containing protein yields the protein MVTLLREILTPEQVADHLQVQQRTVQDWLRSGTLPGIKLGRLWRVRRVDLEGFLKLRQITSGVGESDAMAVREYASDEIEQMLQLDRLDAPASAPR